In Neosynechococcus sphagnicola sy1, the genomic stretch CACAACAAGTTTGGGGGCACAATTGGGGGCACTCAAAAGATTCCTATGAGATAAAAGCTAGTAAAATCAGGCATTTATAGACTTTATTCTATGTCCCTATTCTCCATCATAAAAAGGTTATGCCCAATGCCGATATTGTGGCGGATAGATTTCATGATACAAAGCTCATCAATAGGCATAGTCACCAAAGCCAGAACTCAACCCATTGTCATCGTTGTTATAAGCGATTCGGTCGTTAGTCGAGTTTAAGGATGGACGCAAGGGCTTTTATAGCGATCAGGGGGGGAGGCCGTTGACCCAGTTCAAGGCTCCGGTGGATAGGGGCGCAACACCTGCTGAAGGTATTGACCAGTATGGGAGTGGGGATTGGTTGCCACCTGTTCTGGGGTGCCTACTGCCACGAGTTCCCCGCCGAGATCGCCCCCCTCGGGTCCCAAATCAATAATCCAGTCAGCACAGCGGATGACATCAAGATTATGCTCAATCACGAGGACAGAATTGCCCTTATCCACTAACCGCTGCACCACATCCAATAGCTTGTGGACATCATAAAAGGACAATCCTGTAGTGGGTTCATCAATTAAGTAGAGCGTCTTACCTGTAGCTCGCCGCGACAGTTCCGTAGCCAACTTTACCCGTTGAGCTTCTCCCCCCGAGAGGGTGGGGGCGGTCTGCCCTAGCTGAATATATCCCAGACCCACATCTACCAGCGTTTGCAGGCGATTGGCAGCCTGGAGGATATTTTCAAACAACGTCAGGCTTTCTTCCACCGTCATACTGAGGACATCGGCAATGGATTTCTCTTTAAATTTCACCTGGAGGGTTTCTCGGTTATACCGGGCTCCCTTACAGACTTCGCACTGGACATAGACATCTGGCAAGAAGTTCATTTCAATGACATTCACCCCCTGCCCACCACAGGCTTCACAGCGTCCCCCTTTGACATTGAAGGAGAACTGACCGGGTTTATAGCCTCGGGCTTTAGCCTCGATGGTTTGGGCGAAAACATCGCGAATGATGTCAAACACTCCGGTGTAAGTTGCTGGATTAGAGCGGGGAGTGCGCCCGATGGGGGATTGATCGATGACGATCGCCTTGTCGAGGGCATTTAAGCCTTCGATGGCATCCAGATGCTTCGGGAAGGGGACTTTTTGACCAAAATGGTGTTGCAGAGAGGGGTAAAGCAGTTCATTAATCAGGGTAGATTTTCCTGAACCAGAGACCCCTGTGATGCAGACCAGCTTCCCCAGAGGAATGTCAACATCGAGATGCTGGAGATTATTGCGATAGGCAGTTTTTCAGGCGTAAAGCACGGCCATTGCCCTCCCGTCGCTGGGCAGGGGTGATAATCCGCCGTCGGCCCGACAAATAGGCACCGGTGAGGGAGTCTGGTGCTGACAACACTGCCGCCAGTCCCCCCTGGGCAACAATGCGACCACCGTGAACCCCCGCACCGGGGCCAATATCTACGAGATAATCGGCGGCCCGAATCGTTTCCTCGTCGTGTTCCACCACAATCAGGGTATTGCCCAAATCCCTTAAGCGGGTGAGGGTTCGGAGTAAGCGTCCGTTATCTCGCTGGTGCAGCCCAATGCTGGGCTCATCCAGAACATAGAGCACCCCGGTCAGTCCGGCTCCAATTTGAGTCGCCAAGCGAATCCGTTGGGCTTCTCCGCCGGAGAGGGTCATGGCGGTGCGATTCAGGGTGAGGTAGTCCAGTCCCACATCCAGGAGGAATTGCAATCTGGCCTTGATTTCCCGCAGTACCAGATCCCCAATCTGCGCCTGCCGACTGGTGAGTTGAACGTTGTGAACCCGGTGCAGGCACTCGCGAATCGGGACACTGGTGAGATCGAGCATGTTGTACTGTCCCAAGCGCACCGCCAGGGCTTCTGGTTTCAGGCGTTTACCCTCACAGACTTCGCAGGTTTGATCAACCAGGTACTGCTCTAGCCTTTGCTTGTAAGCCTCGGAGTTGGCTTCATTGTACTGACGCTGCAAAATCGGAATCGCCCCTTCATACCGGCGGTTATAGCCCTTCCCCTCGCGATAGCGAGAATCAACATCAATCCAGATTTCTTCCTCGGTGCCGTACAGCAGTAGCCGTTGTTGCTGGGGAGTCAAGTGTTTCCAAGGGGTCTGAAGATCAAATTTATAGGCCTTGCCCACACTGTAGAGCAGCGAAAAATAGTAGGAATTATCTTTGTCTGACCAGGGGGCGATCGCGGCGTAGACGGGCAAATCTTGATTAGGGACAACCAGTTCCGGAGAGAACGCCCGCAGGCTTCCCAACCCATGGCAGTGGGGACAGGCTCCGTAGGGGGAGTTGAAGGAAAACAACCGGGGGGATAACTCCTCCATCACCGCCCCATGCTCCGGGCAGGCAAAGTTCTCTGAGAACACGAGGTCAAGGGGGGGAGAGACGGGGGCAGCCAGATAGGCAATCTCGGCGGTTTCAGCCACTTTGGGCAGGGTCATGAGCGGCTCTCCGGGATTGATCATAGCCTTGGGTATCTCCTGGGGCAGGATGCTAATCACCGCCACGCCCCCTGAATGGCGGAGACAGGTGGTGAGGGAATCCACCAAGCGCTCTTCCATCAGGGGCTTCTTCACCAGCCGATCGACCACAATCTCAATGGTATGCAGCTGGTTTTTATCCAGTTCAATGGCATCACTTAATTCCCGGACTTCGCCATTAATACGAATCCGCACAAATCCTTCAGCAGCTAAACTGGAGAGCAATTTACGGTGGGTGCCCCTTTTTACCCCGGACAACGGGAGCCAGAATTTGAAACCGGGTGCCCTCAGGCAATTCCAGAATGCGATCGCACATTTGATCAATGGCTTGGGGAGCAATGGAGCGATCGCAGTGGGGACAGTGGGGTTCTCCAGCACGGCCAAACAACAACCGCAGATAGTCATAGATCTCCGTCACCGTCCCAACAGTGGAGCGGGGATTGTGGGAGGTGGATTTCTGATCAATCGAGATCGCCGGACTCAAGCCTTCAATGGCATCCACATCCGGTTTATCCACCTGGCCTAAAAATTGGCGGGCATAGGCACTCAAGGACTCGACGTAGCGGCGCTGCCCCTCGGCAAAGATAGTGTCAAAGGCCAGGGATGATTTGCCCGACCCTGAAACGCCGGTAAACACAATTAGGCGATCGCGGGGCAGTTCCAGATCGATATTTTTCAGATTATGCTGCCGTGCCCCCCGCACGCGAATAGACTGCTCCGCTTTAAGGGTGAGGCGATGGGACTCATCCAGGGGGAGATGATGGCTCACCCCGGAAGCTTGGGAGCTTGGGAGTTCCTGACTGGTTGTTGTGTCAGCGGGGTTGGACATAGGGCAGGGCAAGACATGGTTCTTAACAATCTTATCGCTAGGATTCCGATTGCAGAGACAACGTCGTGACTCTCCCACTGAAGATCCAGAACCCAATTGTCATTCTTCAATCGCCGTTTCCCAAGTTTTAGCTGCCCACCCAGGACGGATGCGATCGCAGATCAACTTAGGTGCATTGGGTGTTGTTAGTATCATTTCTTCAATGTTATGGTGCATGGTTTTGCAAATTGCATCCAGCCGCAAATCATTGTCATCATGACCGAACGGGTTCTCAATTTCGAGGCCGATTTCTTCAACGCCAAACAACATAAAGCTGACTAAAAAGACCAGTGGCCCCGTCAACAACTCTAGTTCGTGCACAATCCCTAAGGGCATCAAAAAGCAGTAAATCAGCAACAACTGTTTCAGATGAATGTTATAGGCTAGGGGCATGGGTGTTCTCAAGATCCGTTCACAGACCCCCAGGGTATCCACCATCCTGCCTAGAAGCGAGTTGAGTTGAGTGGATTGGTAAATGTAGACTCGTCCAGTTTGATACTGCTGCTGGAGATAATCCTCAATCCAGACTGCAATGCGGAGCGGTGGGCAGGCTGATGCTTGCAGTTGCAAAAAATGTTCAGGGGGCACCAGTGCCTCCACTTCAGCATCGACCGCTTCATGGCGCAAATGTAGCTTCATCGCAACGGAAAACGCGACCAATAACCTTAGATTCAGGGCTTTTTTTTTCATGATCTCCTTCCTCCTGTTCCTCAACGAACACCCAAATTTGGCGAGCCAGATTTCGTACCGTGTTAATCAGGTCACCCCAGGCTTTGCGACCCTCCCAAAATCGTTCGTAGGCGGTGTTGGTGCGAAAGACAAGGAGTAAGCCCAGAACCACGCTGGGAACGACATTCCCTAGAGCGGGTATCTCAATCTGGATTCCCCCGATATGAACAATTGAGATCAGAATCCCCAATACACCACAAAGCAACGCTCGGGGGAAAACAGCCGGAAGGATTGATCCCCTCATTTGGATTGCTAGCTGGAGCCACTGGAAGGTTTTCATCGATATCATGGGCTGGGGTTTCGCTGGACTCTCGTTGACTACGGTAGGCAAAACTCAAGACAAAAATCAAGTGCAGCTTCAGTCCCCCTGAAGTGGTTTATGATCTGGGGTTGGTGTTCTGCTTATTTGGGGATGCGCTCTGTGAAGATCCTTCCAGCCCATTGGCCGTCTCTTCGGTCTCTCTTCTGGACTGGGCCTGTGTTGTTGGTCATGGGCTTATCTGCTGGCTTTGTCTCTGGTACCTGGGGGCCTATCGTCCTAGGTCTACTGACACCTGGGATGTTTATCTGTAGCCTATGGCTCTGGTTCCAGGTGACGGGGCAGCGCTTTTGGAGCCAACGTTCTACCCAGGTGGGGGGCAATGCCCTGGTGGCAACCTTGGCAGTTTTAGTGATTCTGGGTTTGGTCAACTTTCTAGGGGTTCGGTACGACACTCGCATTGACTTGACCGAAAAGCAATTGTTCACCCTCTCTCCCCAATCACAACAGGTTGTCAAAGAGCTGAAGCAACCCGTAAAAGTCTGGGTGTTTAGTGGGCAATTGACATCCCCCGATCGATCACTGTTAGAAAACTTTCATCGTCAGAACCCGACACAATTTAGCTTTGAAGTCGTTGATCCTCAAGCTCAACCGGCTCTGGTGCAGAAGTTTGATGTCAAAGAATTCGGTGACGTGTTTTTGGAATCGGGCAAGCGGCGGCAGTTTTTGCAGTCCGTGCGGGAAAATCGTCTGTCTGAGTCCAAACTGGTCAATGCTCTGGCACAACTGAATAATGGTCGTCAGACCCAGGTCTATTTCCTCCAAGGTCATGGCGAGCATTCCCTTGAATCGGGGCAAGGTGCGTTCTCAGCGGCAGTCAAAGCCCTAGAAGCCAAAAGTATTCTCAGTAAACCGCTGAATTTGGCCGTCACGGGCAAGGTTCCAGGGGATGCCTCGGTGGTAGTGGTCGCTGGCCCCCAGCAAACGTTATTAGAGGGGGAAGCCAAAGCTCTGGAAGCCTATCTGAAGCAGGGGGGAAATTTACTGTTGTTAATTGACCCCAATACCAATCCAGGCTTAGAGACCCTGCTCAAAAGCTGGGGAGTAACCTTAGACAATGCCATTGCCATTGATGCCTCGGGGAGGGGGCAGTTGGTGGGGTTGAATCCAGCGGCTCCCCTGGTGACCCATTATGGAGATAGCCCGATTACCCGCGATTTTGGCAATAACACCTCGTTTTATCCCCTGGCAAGACCCCTGGAAATCACCCCCGTTGATGGCGTCAAATCCACTCCTCTATTGCTGACGAATGAGCAGAGTTGGGCAGAAACGGATCTCCAAAGTCAGGACTTGAAATTTGATGCCAATGCCGATCGCCGGGGGCCTTTGATCTTGGGGGTGGCCCTCAGTCGTCCGGCAACTTCCTCTTCCTCCCCCAGTCCAGCAGCAAAACCAGGGGCGACCCCCAGTCCCCAGAAACCCGAGTCCCGCTTGGTGGTAATTGGCAATTCACAATTTGCCATGGATGGGCTGTTTGATCGAGTTTTAAATGGAGATGTGTTTTTGAACTCGGTAACCTGGCTAGGTCAACAGCACGACAGTATCCTTTCAATTCGACCCAAAGAGGATGCCAATCGACGACTGACGATTACTACCGAACAGGGACGCCTATTGAGTTTACTGGCCCTGGGGGTGCTGCCCCTGCTAGCCTTTGGGACGGCAACGTTTCTGTGGTGGCAACGCCGTTAGGGGTTCTTGTCTGTGTTCATAGGGAGCGATCGCGATGAAATTGCAACCACTGACCTTGACTTTACTGTTCCTGGCCTTGCTATTAGGAGGGGTAGTCTACGTTTTTGAGATTCAGGGGGCTCCCCAGCGGCAAGCGACCCAGGCGCAATCGCAGCAGTTATTTACTTTTAAAGCTGAAGCGGTAGCCGGAATTACCCTCACAACCTCCCAGCAAACCCTTGTCTTCCAGCGAGGGATTTCATCCCCGCCATCCCCCACCGCCGCTGCATCTGCGTGGACTGTAGCGCTTCAGGGAGCCACGGCCAAAGCTCAGACCCCTGCCAATCAGACCTTGGTCACGGAGTTTTTAAACCTGCTGGCAACGGGGCAACGCGGCACCTTTGCCAGCAATTCCACCCAAAACACCCTCATGGTGGAGAAGGCCAGATCGCTGGAATTTGGTTTTCAGCCACCTCTGGGGACGATTCAGGTGCATCTGCAAAACCAGACAACTCACATCCTGGTGTTGGGGAAGCCCAACTTCAACCGCACCTTTGTATATGCTCAGATTGACCCACCCACCCCACCCACCCCGGAGATCACCCTGGGGTTAGTTCCCATGGAATTGACAGGGTTCCTCCAGCGCCCCCTAGCTGAGTGGCAACAGTAAGGACATGGGGAGCAGCGGCGAGGGGGGTTCAGATGACCCAGACTACATCGTTCCCAGGGGCAGATAGATGGTGAGAACTTCGCCCCGTTGGGGACGTTGCCGAACAATCAATTTGCCCCCCAAAGCCTGAAAAACGGTTCTTGGTAACCGCGAGGTTCAAACTGAGATTGCCAGTTTCGGGTTGAAACATCAGCAATTGCCCAATGGAACGGAGTGTTGGTTGGGCTGGCGTTGTCTCAGCAGCTGCGTTGGAACTATCCTGATGGGCCTGAAGTTTCAGCTTCAATTGACTCCCTGCCAGCGTGATTTGAATTTGGATGTGGTGACCCGTCGGTAGATTGCGCGTGAAGCGTTCAATTAAACCCGTCAATGCCTGATCCAGGATGGCTGGGTGGCTGACAATGGTCGGCATCTGATGGGGCAGATGGACCTCTAAGGTGAGATTGCGGCGGCTAGCTTGTTGCTGCCAGCGAGGAATGCTCTGCTGCAATAGTTCACCGACCGAAGTGGGAGACAGGGGCATGGTGGCAGATCGGGCGGGAGCCGTTTCTAATTCCACAACTTGAAAGATCAGATTAAATCGATCAATTTGCTCCGTACATTCGCGATCAATCCCCTCCAATTGTCGAATGACTGCGGCAGGTAACCCCGAACGCTTGAGGATCAGACGGGTAAGGGTACGAATGGTTGTTAGAGGGGTGCGCACCTCATGGGTGATCGCTTGTAATAACTCAATATCCGGGCTGAGGGTGGGGGCGCAGAAACTCTTTGGCACCGGGTGTTCCCCTGCGGCTAGCTTCCACCGAGTCGCTCCCCGTCGGAGTCGCCGCAGTCGAA encodes the following:
- a CDS encoding bestrophin family ion channel — protein: MRGSILPAVFPRALLCGVLGILISIVHIGGIQIEIPALGNVVPSVVLGLLLVFRTNTAYERFWEGRKAWGDLINTVRNLARQIWVFVEEQEEGDHEKKSPESKVIGRVFRCDEATFAP
- a CDS encoding sensor histidine kinase gives rise to the protein MESQGTLTTLSELLARNQTPEVSLLSVASPTTAIAQQQDKAEGEWRGAIAALEFLLLQTLFPNNQSVPSQSLIQGLVVAGPLPVLSHPQLMTRLQTCNFTLAPGHGRGRSTFQLPPVKESHPLSLGHVPMYSLSLQSQDPLAAEKFCLVLTAHWSLVMACGVDLADEIAFRFSFHPEVIFQGWQILRQRLNLPAMINELEQLVEQFAPVVPPYETVMHFSQLLLRYVPPPPVVRLRRLRRGATRWKLAAGEHPVPKSFCAPTLSPDIELLQAITHEVRTPLTTIRTLTRLILKRSGLPAAVIRQLEGIDRECTEQIDRFNLIFQVVELETAPARSATMPLSPTSVGELLQQSIPRWQQQASRRNLTLEVHLPHQMPTIVSHPAILDQALTGLIERFTRNLPTGHHIQIQITLAGSQLKLKLQAHQDSSNAAAETTPAQPTLRSIGQLLMFQPETGNLSLNLAVTKNRFSGFGGQIDCSATSPTGRSSHHLSAPGNDVVWVI
- a CDS encoding GldG family protein; translation: MRSVKILPAHWPSLRSLFWTGPVLLVMGLSAGFVSGTWGPIVLGLLTPGMFICSLWLWFQVTGQRFWSQRSTQVGGNALVATLAVLVILGLVNFLGVRYDTRIDLTEKQLFTLSPQSQQVVKELKQPVKVWVFSGQLTSPDRSLLENFHRQNPTQFSFEVVDPQAQPALVQKFDVKEFGDVFLESGKRRQFLQSVRENRLSESKLVNALAQLNNGRQTQVYFLQGHGEHSLESGQGAFSAAVKALEAKSILSKPLNLAVTGKVPGDASVVVVAGPQQTLLEGEAKALEAYLKQGGNLLLLIDPNTNPGLETLLKSWGVTLDNAIAIDASGRGQLVGLNPAAPLVTHYGDSPITRDFGNNTSFYPLARPLEITPVDGVKSTPLLLTNEQSWAETDLQSQDLKFDANADRRGPLILGVALSRPATSSSSPSPAAKPGATPSPQKPESRLVVIGNSQFAMDGLFDRVLNGDVFLNSVTWLGQQHDSILSIRPKEDANRRLTITTEQGRLLSLLALGVLPLLAFGTATFLWWQRR
- a CDS encoding bestrophin family protein yields the protein MKKKALNLRLLVAFSVAMKLHLRHEAVDAEVEALVPPEHFLQLQASACPPLRIAVWIEDYLQQQYQTGRVYIYQSTQLNSLLGRMVDTLGVCERILRTPMPLAYNIHLKQLLLIYCFLMPLGIVHELELLTGPLVFLVSFMLFGVEEIGLEIENPFGHDDNDLRLDAICKTMHHNIEEMILTTPNAPKLICDRIRPGWAAKTWETAIEE